The Betta splendens chromosome 4, fBetSpl5.4, whole genome shotgun sequence genome contains a region encoding:
- the LOC114853731 gene encoding putative claudin-24, producing MDACACALELLGMLVYVGAWLCALATTILPQWLTMSTALLPTESYELGLWETCVVQDVGGMECRPYDSLLGLSRDLQLARILMCACLAVGVLGILVAVPGLYLVNSCKNRTKRTFMVAGGVLGMISGVLCLIPVCYMAHLAIMHFFDETVPDVVPRWEFGDALFCGWAGGFLLIAAGLLLVSSSVCLQVEPQPLGQRRYQVMNTDCNPRKHSEYV from the coding sequence ATGGACGCGTGCGCCTGcgccctggagctgctgggcatGCTGGTCTACGTGGGAGCGTGGCTGTGCGCCCTCGCCACCACCATCCTGCCGCAGTGGCTGACCATGTCCACCGCGCTGCTGCCCACCGAGAGCTACGAGCTGGGCCTGTGGGAGACCTGCGTGGTTCAGGACGTGGGGGGCATGGAGTGCAGGCCTTACGACAGCCTGCTGGGCCTGTCCAGAGACCTCCAGCTGGCCCGCATCCTCATGTGCGCCTGCCTGGCCGTGGGCGTGCTGGGAATCCTGGTGGCCGTACCTGGACTCTACCTGGTCAACAGCTGTAAGAACAGAACCAAGCGGACTTTCATGGTCGCCGGAGGGGTTCTGGGGATGATCTCCGGGGTGCTGTGTCTGATCCCCGTGTGTTACATGGCCCATTTGGCCATAATGCATTTCTTTGACGAGACGGTGCCGGACGTGGTGCCGCGCTGGGAGTTCGGAGACGCCCTGTTCTGCGGCTGGGCGGGAGGCTTCCTCCTCATAGCGGCCGGGCTGCTCCTGGTCTCCTCCAGCGTGTGTTTACAGGTGGAGCCCCAGCCTCTGGGGCAGCGGCGGTACCAGGTGATGAATACGGATTGTAACCCGAGGAAGCACTCGGAGTACGTTTAA
- the cldn34a gene encoding claudin-34 — protein sequence MIYLADTAHWQFLGLVVGFLSWILTMITAGLNEWRLWRVADVSVVTSGVAWVGIWRACFYSHVLPSVETCRRIGLSDAFAPVEIPAAQVLVMLAVVCGLAGNVSAAVAVRMVYFSLDDRRSIRVVFLSAGTLYFLTAMLLLVPLVWNMNSVLNNSTIDFPPDFYLPAAPVSQQVGSAIGLGMVASILMLISSLLFLCYRFAWRNPSSEAPRDTGDPLNGPWQVTTLKRKADLPNGSKQGQDNPAFHTEEERNPS from the coding sequence ATGATCTATCTGGCCGACACCGCTCACTGGCAGTTCCTGGGGCTGGTGGTGGGGTTCCTGTCATGGATCCTCACCATGATCACCGCCGGCCTGAACGAGTGGCGGCTGTGGCGGGTGGCCGACGTGTCGGTGGTGACCTCGGGCGTGGCGTGGGTGGGCATCTGGAGGGCGTGCTTCTACAGCCACGTCCTTCCCAGCGTGGAGACCTGCCGGCGCATCGGCCTCTCAGACGCCTTTGCCCCCGTGGAGATCCCCGCGGCTCAGGTCCTGGTCATGCTGGCGGTGGTCTGTGGCCTGGCGGGGAACGTCAGCGCCGCGGTGGCTGTGAGGATGGTCTACTTCTCCCTGGACGATCGGAGGAGCATCCGAGTGGTCTTCCTGTCGGCGGGGACCCTGTACTTCCTCACTGCGATGTTATTGCTGGTACCGCTGGTGTGGAACATGAATTCTGTGCTGAACAACAGCACCATAGACTTTCCCCCTGACTTTTACCTCCCCGCTGCACCCGTCAGTCAGCAGGTCGGCTCGGCCATCGGCCTGGGGATGGTCGCCTCCATCCTGATGCTCATAAGCagcctgctcttcctctgttaCCGGTTCGCCTGGCGTAACCCGAGCTCGGAGGCCCCCAGAGACACGGGCGACCCGCTCAACGGTCCGTGGCAGGTAACGACCCTGAAGCGCAAGGCGGACTTACCCAATGGAAGCAAGCAGGGCCAAGATAACCCCGCATTTCACACCGAAGAGGAGAGAAACCCCTCATGA